Below is a genomic region from Nocardioides panacis.
CGACCGGGCCGCGGCGAGCGCCTCGTCCGCGTCCGCCTTGTCGGCGACGATCACCAGGGTCATGATCATCCCCATCGCGGGGCTGCCCGAGCGGCGCCGGGACCGGACGAACTCCGCGGCGATGGCGCTGGCGTTGGTGTCGATGAGCTCGATCATGGCCGCCTCCAGGTCCGTCCGTCGCGGGCCAGCATCTTGTCCGCGGACTCCGGACCCCAGGTGCCCGAGTCGTAGGTGTCGGGCTGACCGTGCTTGGCCCAGTACTGCACGATCGGGTCGAGGATCTTCCAGGACAGCTCGACCTCCACGTGCTGGGGGAACAGCGGCGGGTCGCCGAGCAGCACGTCGAGGATCAGCCGCTCGTAGGCCTCGGGCGAGGACTCGGTGAACGAGCCGCCGTACGCGAAGTCCATGTTGACGTCGCGGATCTCCATCGCGCTGCCGGGCACCTTGGAGCCGAAGCGGATCGTGATGCCCTCGTCGGGCTGCACCCGGATGACCAGCGCGTTCTGGGTGAGCTCCTCGGTCGCGGTCTCGGTGAACGGCAGGTGCGGCGCGCGCTTGAAGACCACGGCCACCTCGGTGACCCGGCGGCCCAGGCGCTTGCCGTGCCGGAGGTAGAACGGCACGCCGGCCCAGCGCCGGTTCTCGATCTCCAGCTTGATCGCCGCGAAGGTCTCGGTGGTCGAGTCCTGCGGGATGTCCTGCTCCTGCTTGTAGCCGATCACCTTCTCGCCGCCGGCCCAGCCCTCGAGGTACTGGCCGCGGGCGGTGTGCAGGTCCAGGCGGCGGGGGAGCACGACGGAGGACAGCACCTTCTGCTTCTCCAGCCGGAGGTTGTCCGCCTCGAACGAGGTCGGCTCCTCCATCGCGATCAGAGCCATCAGCTGCAGCAGGTGGTTCTGGATCACGTCGCGGGCGGCGCCGATGCCGTCGTAGTAGCCGGCGCGGCCACCGATGCCGATGTCCTCGGCCATCGTGATCTGCACGTGATCGACGTAGTTGGAGTTCCAGATCGGCTCGAACATCGCGTTGGCGAACCGCATCGCCAGGATGTTCTGCACCGTCTCCTTGCCGAGGTAGTGGTCGATGCGGAACACCGACTCCGGCGGGAACACCTCGTGGATGGTGGCGTTCAGCGCCTGGGCGCTCTTCAGGTCCGAGCCGAAGGGCTTCTCCACGACGACCCGCCGCCAGCTGTCGCGGCCGGGGTCGGCGAGCCCGTGCTCCTTGAGCTGGCCGATCACGTCGGGGAAGAACTTCGGCGGGATCGAGAGGTAGAACGCATGGTTGCCGCGCGTCCCGCGCACCCGGTCCAGGTCCAGGATCGTCTGGCGCAGGGTGTCGAACGCGACGTCGTCGCTGAAGTCGCCCTGCACGAAGCGGAAGCCCTCGGCGAGCTGCTCCCACACCTCCTCGCGGAACTCGGTCCGGGCGTACTGCTTGACCGAGTCGTGCACGACCTGGGCGAAGTCCTCGTCGGCCCAGTCGCGCCGGGCGTAGCCGACCAGGGAGAACCCCGGCGGCAGCAGCCCGCGGCTGGCCAGGTCGTAGATCGCCGGCATCACCTTCTTGCGCGACAGGTCGCCGGTCACGCCGAACAGCACGAGCCCGCAGGGGCCGGCGATCCGGGGGAGCCGCCGGTCCTGGGGGTCGCGCAGCGGGTTGCCTCCCACGTGCTCGGCCGTCACTGCAGAGCCGCTCGTACGGCGGCCACGCCGGCCCCGAGGTCGGTCAGGTGCAGCCGGAGCACGGGGCGGCCGTGGTCGGCGAGCACGCTGGCGTCGCCGGCGGCCTGGGAGGCGATCAGCCGTCCGAAGGTGTACTCCTTGCCGGGCACGGCGAGGTCCTCGGTCGGGTCGGCGGTGATCTGCAGGTAGACGCCCTCGGCCGGTCCGCCCTTGTGGAACTGTCCCGTGGAGTGCAGGAAGCGGGGCCCCCAGCCGAACGTGACGGGGCGGCGTACCCGGTGGGCGAGGGTGTTGCGGACGTCGGCGAGCTCGGCCTGCTCGAGCCGGTCGAGGTAGGCCATCACCGCGACGTAGCCCTGCTGGGGGTCGACCTGCGCGAGCAGCGCGGCGACTGCGTCGGGCAGGGTGCCGGCGTCGCCGAGCCAGTCCCCACCGAGCGCACGGACCTCGACGGGACCGTCGGTGAACGCGGGCGGGGTGCTGTCCGGGCTGCCCTCGAGCATCGAGCGGGCCGCGATCTTGGCGCTCTCCACGTCGGGCTGGTCGAACGGGTTGATCCCGAGGATCCGGCCCGCGGCGGCCGTAGCGACCTCCCACAGCAGGATCTGCGCGCCGAGCGGGCCGGTCACCGAGACGTCGCTGCCGGTGCCGTCGTGGTCACCGGGCGCCGTCTCGTCGGGGCCGTCCTCGTCGCCGACGAGGTGGGCGACGGTGACGTCGTGCGGGGGCAGCGCGACCTCGGGGGCGGAGTCGTCGGGCACGACCACCGGCAGCACGCCGGTGCCCTGCTTGCCGGTGCTCTCCGCGATCAGCTGCTCGGCCCAGTCGGCGAACCCGGGCAGCCCGGAGCCTTGGTCGACCAGCACGAGCTTGTTGCGCAGCGGCTCGGTGCCGGCCATCGCCGCGCCGAGCCGCAGGCCCGGGTTGGCCTCGTCGTCGTCGGCCAGCAGGTCGGAGACCGCCTCGGCCTCGTCGAGCAGCCGGCCGATGTCCGCACCGGCGAGGCCGCTGGGGACCAGGCCGAACGCGGTCAGCGCGCTGTAGCGGCCGCCCACGTCGGGGTCGGCGTTGACGACCCGGTAACCGGCCTCGCGGGACTGCCGGTCCAGCGGGCTGCCCGGGTCGGTGACGATCACGAGGCGGCCGGCGGGGTCGATGCCGGCGTCGGTGAACGCCTGCTCGAACGCGCGGCGCTGCGAGTCGGTCTCCACCGTGGAGCCCGACTTGGACGACGCCACGACCACGGTGCGGTCGAGCCGGTCGGTGAGTGCCGCGCGGACCTGGTCCGGGCTGCTGGAGTCCAGCACGGTGAGCTCCACGCCGTACGACGCGCAGATCACCTCCGGCGCGAGCGACGAGCCGCCCATGCCGCAGAGCACGACGTGGTCGACGCCGTCCTCCTGCAGCTCGCTGCGCAGCGCCGAGACCTCGCCGACGAGGTGCCGCGACGTGCGGGGGAGGCCGACCCAGGAGAGCCGCTTCGCGGACTCCTCCTCGGCCTCGGGGCCCCACAGCGTCGCGTCCTTGGCGAACAGTCTTCCGGCGAACCCGTCGGCGACGAGCACCGGCACGTGCGTGCGGATCGCCTCCGCCGCGGCACCGGTGGCCGACACCTCGAGGGTCTCGCTCACTTCTGCGACCCCAGCTGCCCCTTGACCGTGGCGACGAGCTCGTCCCACGAGGCCACGAACTTCTGCACGCCCTCGCGCTCGAGGGTCTCGATCACGTCGTCGTAGTCGACGCCGACCTTGGCCAGGTCGTCCATGACCTGCTGCGCCTCGGCGTACTTCGTGGTGACCTGGTCGCCCGCGACCTCGCCGTGGTCGGCGAAGGCCTGCAGGGTCTTCTCGGGCATGGTGTTCACGGTGTTCGGGGCCACCAGGTCGGTGACGTACATCGTGTCGCGGTAGTCCGGGTTCTTCACGCCGGTCGACGCCCACAGCGGCCGCTGCGTGTTGGCGCCGTCGGCGGCGAGGGCCGCGAAGCGCTCACCGGCGAACTTCTTCTCGTAGGCCTGGTAGGCGAGCCGCGCGTTGGCGATGCCCGCGAGGCCCAGCAGGTTCGCGGCCTGCGGGTCGCCCGAGGCCTCGAGCCGCTTGTCGATCTCGGTGTCCACGCGGGACACGAAGAACGAGGCGACCGAGTGGATCTTGGAGAGGTCCTTGCCGTTGGCCTTGGCCTTCTCGAGGCCCTCGAGGTAGGCGTCCATCACCGCGTCGTAGCGGTCGAGGCCGAAGATCAGCGTGACGTTGACGCTGATGCCCTCGCCCAGCACGTCGCTGATCGCCGGGGCACCCTCGGTGGTGGCCGGGATCTTGATGAACAGGTTGTCCCGGCCCACCTCAGCCCACAGCTCCTTGGCCGAGGCGATGGTGGCCGCCTCGTCGTGCGCCAGGCCGGGGGAGACCTCGATCGACACGCGGCCGTCGACGCCGCCGGTGGCGTCGAAGGTGTCCTTGAGCACGTCGCAGGCGTCGCGGACGTCGGTCGTGGTGATCGCGAAGATCGTCTCGGCCTCGTCCTTGCCGGCCTGCGCGAGCTCGCGGACCTGCGCGTCGTACCGCTCGCCGTCGGCGAGGGCGGTGGCGAAGATCGTCGGGTTGGTGGTGACGCCGACGACCGAGCTGTTCTTCACCAGGTCGGCGAGGTTCCCCGTCTCGATGCGCTCGCGCGACAGGTCGTCGAGCCAGATGGATACCCCTGCGTCAGCAAGAGCCTTGAGTCGTTCGGACATCGGATTCCTCCCGGGTGTAACGGATGGTGGGTGGTGGGGCGGTTCAGCCCTGTGAGTCGGTGATGCTGCCCTCTGCGGCCAACGCCACGGCCTCGGCGGTGATTCCGAACTCGCGGTAGATCGTCTCGAAGTCGGCCGACGCCCCGTAGTGCTCGAGGGAGACGCAGCGGCCGGTGGAGCCGACCAGGTCGCGCCAGCTCATCGCGATGCCCGCCTCGACGCTCACGCGCGCCTTGACGATGGGGGGCAGCACGGTGTCGCGGTAGGACTGCTCCTGGCGGTCGAACCACTCGCGGCAGGGCATCGAGACGACCCGGGCGCGGATGCCCTTCTCGGCCAGCATCGTGCGCGCCTGCACCGCGAGCTGGACCTCGGAGCCGGAGCCCATCAGGACCACGTCGGGCGCGCCGCCCTCGGCGTCGAGCAGCACGTAGCCGCCGCGGGACACCTCGTCGGCGGGCGCGAACCCGTCGGTGCCGCGCGGGTAGGTCGGCACGTTCTGCCGGGTCAGGATCAGGCCGGCGGGGTTGCCGGTGTTCTCCAGGATCGTCTTCCAGGCCGCGACGGTCTCGTTGGCGTCCGCCGGGCGTACGACGTCCAGGCCCGGGATCGCGCGGAGGGCCGTGAGCTGCTCGACCGGCTGGTGGGTCGGGCCGTCCTCGCCGAGACCGATGGAGTCGTGGGTCCAGACGTAGGTGACCGGCAGCTGCATCAGCGCGGCGAGCCGGACGGCGCCTCGCATGTAGTCGGAGAACGTCAGGAAGGTGCCGCCGTACACGCGGGTGCCGCCGTGCAGGGCGATGCCGTTCATGATCGAGCCCATGCCGTGCTCGCGGATGCCGAAGTGCAGCACCCGGCCGTACTGGTCGCCGCTGAAGTCCTTGGTGGACAGCTCGGCGGGGATGAAGGACGGCTGGCCCTTGGGGGTGGTGTTGTTGGACTCGGCCAGGTCGGCCGAGCCGCCCCACAGCTCGGGGAGCTCGGGAGCGATCGCGGTGAGCACCTCGCCGGACGCCTTGCGGGTCGCGACGCCCTTCTCGTCGGCGGGGAAGGAGGGCAGTGCCTTCTCCCACCCGGCCGGAAGGGTGCGGGTGCGCATCCGGTCGAAGAGCTCCTTGCGCTGCCGGTAGCGGGCGGCCCAGGCGTCGAAGGACTCCTGCCACTCCGCCTCGGCCCGCTTGCCGCGCTCGATGGCGCCGCGGGTGTGGGCGATGACGTCGTCGGGGACCTCGAAGGTCTGCTCGGGGTCGAAGCCCATAATCTTCTTGGTGGCCGCCACCTCGGCCTCGCCGAGCGCGGACCCGTGCGACTTGCCGGTGCCCTGGGCGTTCGGGGCCGGCCAGGCGATGACGGTCTTGAGCGCGATGAAGCTCGGGCGGTCGGTGACCCGGCGGGACTTCTCGAGCGCGTCCCACAGCTCCTGGACGTTCTCCTCGTAGCGGGTGCCGCCGTTGGTCCAGTCGATGCGGTGCACGTCCCAGCCGTAGGCAGCGTAGCGCGCGGCCACGTCCTCGGTGAACGCGATGTCGGTGTCGCCCTCGATGGAGATGTCGTTGTCGTCGTAGATCAGCGTCAGGTTGCCGAGCTGCTGGGTGCCGGCGATCGAGGAGGCCTCGGCCGACACGCCCTCCTCCAGGTCCCCGTCGCTGCAGATCGCGTAGATGTGGTGGTCGAAGGGGCTCTCGCCCGCGGGGGCCTCGGGGTCGAGGAGGCCGCGCTCGCGGCGGGCCGCCATCGCCATGCCGACCGCGTTGCCGACGCCCTGGCCCAGCGGGCCGGTCGTGGTCTCGACGCCGGCCGTGTGGCCGTGCTCGGGGTGGCCCGGGGTCTTGGAGCCCCAGGTGCGCAGCGCCTTCAGGTCGTCGAGCTCGAGGCCGAAGCCGGCGAGGTAGAGCTCGGTGTACAGCGTGATGCTGCTGTGCCCGGCCGAGAGGACGAACCGGTCGCGCCCGACCCAGTCGGGGTTGGCGGGGTTGTGCCGCATCGCCTTCTGGAAAAGCGTGTAGGCGACCGGCGCGAGGGCCATCGCCGTGCCGGGGTGGCCGTTGCCCACCTTCTGCACCGCGTCCATCGCGAGCACGCGTGCGGTGTCCACCGCGCGCTTGTCCAGGTCAGTCCAATCGAGCTTGGTCACGAGCGGGTCCTCTCAGAACACGGGGTGGTTCAACCGGACCCGAGCCTACTCAGCCCGGGTGAGCAGTGGCACACCGTCCCACCGTCGCCCGATGCCGGCCCCGAGGGCACGGCGCACTAGACTCACCGGTGCCCGTCGGGCGTTGCCGTAAACGCGTGCCGACGGAGCCGTTGCCAGAGTCTCCGACCAGCAGAGGTTCCTCTTGACCGCCGTCGACCCCCAGGTGTCCGCGCCTCCACGGACCGACGGCCCGACCTCTGTGCGCGACGTGCTCGGTGCCTACGTCGGGCTGATGAAGCCCCGGATCATCGAGCTGCTGCTGCTCACCACGGTGCCGGTGATGTTCCTGGCGCAGCGCGGCGTGCCGCCCCTGGGCCTGGTGGTCGCCACCGTCCTCGGCGGCACCCTGTCGGCCGGCAGCGCCAACGCGCTGAACTGCGTGTACGACGCGGACATCGACCAGCGGATGCGCCGGACCCGGCGGCGTGCCCTGCCCCGGCACATGGTCAGCACCCGGGCCGCCCTCGTCTTCGGCCTCGCGCTCGGCGTGGTCTCCACGCTGTGGCTCGGGCTGCTCGTGAACTGGCTCTCGGCCGGCCTGGCGCTCGCCGCCAACGTCTTCTACGTGGTCGGCTACACGATGATCCTCAAGCGGCGCACCACCCAGAACATCGTCTGGGGCGGTGCCGCGGGCTGCTTCCCGGCGCTGATCGGCTGGACCGCCGTGACGAACCAGCTGGCGTGGGCGCCGGTCGTGCTGTTCATGGTGGTGTTCTTCTGGACCCCGCCGCACTTCTGGGCGCTGGCGATCCGCTACCGCGAGGACTACGCCGCGGCCGACGTGCCGATGCTGCCGGTCAAGGCCGGGGCCAAGGTGGTCGCGAAGCAGATCGTGGCGTACTCCTACGTGATGGTCGCGACCTCCCTGCTGCTCTGGCCGGTCGCGGGCACGGGCTGGTTCTACCCGGTGGTCGCGGCCGTCCTGGGTGCCGCGTTCCTGGTCGAGTCGCACCTGCTGCTGCTCCGCTCGCGGGACACCGACGACGTCGTGGCCCTCAAGCCGATGCGGTTGTTCCACTGGTCGAACATGTACCTCTCCCTGCTGTTCGTGGCGGTCGCGCTCGACCCCCTGCTGCTGCGCTGATGCGACTGCCCGCACGATGAGCCCGACCCGCGCGGAGCTGGAGTCGGCGCGCGACCGGCTGCTGCCGGACGTGGTCGGCCCGGGCCTGCGGGTGCTGTTCAGCGGGATCAACCCGGGGCTGCTGTCGGCGTGGACCGGGCTGCACTTCGCCCGGCCGGGCAACCGGTTCTGGCAGGCGCTGCACGCGTCCGGGTTCACCCCGCGGCTGTTCCGCCCCGACGAGCAGCAGGAGCTGCTGACCCTCGGGCTGGGCATCACGAACGTCGCCCCGCGGGCCACGGCGCGCGCCGACGAGCTGGGCCGGGACGAGGTGGTCGCCGGGGGAGCGGTCCTGCGCGCGAAGGTCCTGGCGCTCGAGCCGCAGTGGCTGGCCGTGGTCGGCGTGACCGCCTACCGCACCGCGTTCGCGGACCGGAAGGCGGTCGTGGGACCCCAGGAGGGCACAGTGGGCGGCACCCGGGTGTGGGTGCTCCCGAACCCCAGCGGGCTCAACGCGCACCACACGGCACAGTCGCTGGGCGAGGAGTTCGCGCGGCTCCGGAGCCGTCTGCTGCCGTGGTCCCCCCGTAGGGCCGAACATGGGCATTTCTAGCCATGTCACGACCGGGGGGCCGGTGTGACGATGGGTCTCTCTTCCCGGAGTAGAACGTAGCGGTCGCAGGGGGTTCTCCATGCAGCTAGGTCAGCAGGGCCATGCCCACAGACGGCTCGCGGTCGTCGGCACGGCGGTCGCCTGCGCCTCCGTCATCGTCGGCACCGCCGCCGCCTGGCCGGACGCCGG
It encodes:
- the zwf gene encoding glucose-6-phosphate dehydrogenase gives rise to the protein MGGNPLRDPQDRRLPRIAGPCGLVLFGVTGDLSRKKVMPAIYDLASRGLLPPGFSLVGYARRDWADEDFAQVVHDSVKQYARTEFREEVWEQLAEGFRFVQGDFSDDVAFDTLRQTILDLDRVRGTRGNHAFYLSIPPKFFPDVIGQLKEHGLADPGRDSWRRVVVEKPFGSDLKSAQALNATIHEVFPPESVFRIDHYLGKETVQNILAMRFANAMFEPIWNSNYVDHVQITMAEDIGIGGRAGYYDGIGAARDVIQNHLLQLMALIAMEEPTSFEADNLRLEKQKVLSSVVLPRRLDLHTARGQYLEGWAGGEKVIGYKQEQDIPQDSTTETFAAIKLEIENRRWAGVPFYLRHGKRLGRRVTEVAVVFKRAPHLPFTETATEELTQNALVIRVQPDEGITIRFGSKVPGSAMEIRDVNMDFAYGGSFTESSPEAYERLILDVLLGDPPLFPQHVEVELSWKILDPIVQYWAKHGQPDTYDSGTWGPESADKMLARDGRTWRRP
- a CDS encoding glucose-6-phosphate isomerase, with product MSETLEVSATGAAAEAIRTHVPVLVADGFAGRLFAKDATLWGPEAEEESAKRLSWVGLPRTSRHLVGEVSALRSELQEDGVDHVVLCGMGGSSLAPEVICASYGVELTVLDSSSPDQVRAALTDRLDRTVVVASSKSGSTVETDSQRRAFEQAFTDAGIDPAGRLVIVTDPGSPLDRQSREAGYRVVNADPDVGGRYSALTAFGLVPSGLAGADIGRLLDEAEAVSDLLADDDEANPGLRLGAAMAGTEPLRNKLVLVDQGSGLPGFADWAEQLIAESTGKQGTGVLPVVVPDDSAPEVALPPHDVTVAHLVGDEDGPDETAPGDHDGTGSDVSVTGPLGAQILLWEVATAAAGRILGINPFDQPDVESAKIAARSMLEGSPDSTPPAFTDGPVEVRALGGDWLGDAGTLPDAVAALLAQVDPQQGYVAVMAYLDRLEQAELADVRNTLAHRVRRPVTFGWGPRFLHSTGQFHKGGPAEGVYLQITADPTEDLAVPGKEYTFGRLIASQAAGDASVLADHGRPVLRLHLTDLGAGVAAVRAALQ
- the tal gene encoding transaldolase; the protein is MSERLKALADAGVSIWLDDLSRERIETGNLADLVKNSSVVGVTTNPTIFATALADGERYDAQVRELAQAGKDEAETIFAITTTDVRDACDVLKDTFDATGGVDGRVSIEVSPGLAHDEAATIASAKELWAEVGRDNLFIKIPATTEGAPAISDVLGEGISVNVTLIFGLDRYDAVMDAYLEGLEKAKANGKDLSKIHSVASFFVSRVDTEIDKRLEASGDPQAANLLGLAGIANARLAYQAYEKKFAGERFAALAADGANTQRPLWASTGVKNPDYRDTMYVTDLVAPNTVNTMPEKTLQAFADHGEVAGDQVTTKYAEAQQVMDDLAKVGVDYDDVIETLEREGVQKFVASWDELVATVKGQLGSQK
- the tkt gene encoding transketolase codes for the protein MTKLDWTDLDKRAVDTARVLAMDAVQKVGNGHPGTAMALAPVAYTLFQKAMRHNPANPDWVGRDRFVLSAGHSSITLYTELYLAGFGLELDDLKALRTWGSKTPGHPEHGHTAGVETTTGPLGQGVGNAVGMAMAARRERGLLDPEAPAGESPFDHHIYAICSDGDLEEGVSAEASSIAGTQQLGNLTLIYDDNDISIEGDTDIAFTEDVAARYAAYGWDVHRIDWTNGGTRYEENVQELWDALEKSRRVTDRPSFIALKTVIAWPAPNAQGTGKSHGSALGEAEVAATKKIMGFDPEQTFEVPDDVIAHTRGAIERGKRAEAEWQESFDAWAARYRQRKELFDRMRTRTLPAGWEKALPSFPADEKGVATRKASGEVLTAIAPELPELWGGSADLAESNNTTPKGQPSFIPAELSTKDFSGDQYGRVLHFGIREHGMGSIMNGIALHGGTRVYGGTFLTFSDYMRGAVRLAALMQLPVTYVWTHDSIGLGEDGPTHQPVEQLTALRAIPGLDVVRPADANETVAAWKTILENTGNPAGLILTRQNVPTYPRGTDGFAPADEVSRGGYVLLDAEGGAPDVVLMGSGSEVQLAVQARTMLAEKGIRARVVSMPCREWFDRQEQSYRDTVLPPIVKARVSVEAGIAMSWRDLVGSTGRCVSLEHYGASADFETIYREFGITAEAVALAAEGSITDSQG
- a CDS encoding heme o synthase, with the translated sequence MTAVDPQVSAPPRTDGPTSVRDVLGAYVGLMKPRIIELLLLTTVPVMFLAQRGVPPLGLVVATVLGGTLSAGSANALNCVYDADIDQRMRRTRRRALPRHMVSTRAALVFGLALGVVSTLWLGLLVNWLSAGLALAANVFYVVGYTMILKRRTTQNIVWGGAAGCFPALIGWTAVTNQLAWAPVVLFMVVFFWTPPHFWALAIRYREDYAAADVPMLPVKAGAKVVAKQIVAYSYVMVATSLLLWPVAGTGWFYPVVAAVLGAAFLVESHLLLLRSRDTDDVVALKPMRLFHWSNMYLSLLFVAVALDPLLLR
- the mug gene encoding G/U mismatch-specific DNA glycosylase, whose protein sequence is MSPTRAELESARDRLLPDVVGPGLRVLFSGINPGLLSAWTGLHFARPGNRFWQALHASGFTPRLFRPDEQQELLTLGLGITNVAPRATARADELGRDEVVAGGAVLRAKVLALEPQWLAVVGVTAYRTAFADRKAVVGPQEGTVGGTRVWVLPNPSGLNAHHTAQSLGEEFARLRSRLLPWSPRRAEHGHF